One Streptomyces sp. NBC_01217 genomic region harbors:
- a CDS encoding tautomerase family protein, whose translation MPFITVLALKGRTLEQRRLFADEITRLAVKCLDAKPEEVRVRFVEMDATEFARGGQLIADQS comes from the coding sequence ATGCCGTTCATCACCGTGCTCGCGCTCAAGGGGCGCACGCTGGAGCAGAGGCGCCTGTTCGCCGACGAGATCACCCGGCTCGCCGTGAAATGCCTGGACGCGAAACCCGAAGAGGTGCGTGTCCGGTTCGTCGAGATGGACGCGACCGAGTTCGCCCGGGGCGGGCAACTGATCGCGGACCAATCCTGA